The following are encoded in a window of Oncorhynchus mykiss isolate Arlee chromosome 11, USDA_OmykA_1.1, whole genome shotgun sequence genomic DNA:
- the LOC110535990 gene encoding dedicator of cytokinesis protein 5 isoform X2, whose amino-acid sequence MTRWIPTKKEKYGVAIYNYDSRGEQELSLQVGDTVHILETFEGWYRGYTLRDKSRKGIFPASYIHLKEAKVEGTGQQEIVIPGDLPLVLELGATLREWAQIWYKLYVNNKTTLFRGVQQMAYSLIEYRSQIVSGTLPKDDLVELRKKVTAKIDYGNRILGLDLVVRDDAGNTLDPDCTSTVSLFRAFETASRSIDDRIQEEKTRLQNLEMRRQSLFSTVHTYSLFVNLKNFVCNIGEDAELLMSLYDPDQSEFISENFLVRWDSMGMPKEIEKLNNLPALFTDLSSSDLIRPRLFLVCQIIRVGSMELKEGKKHTGGLRRPFGVAVMDITDIAHGKADDEEKQHFIPFQQIAMETYIRQRQLIISPLLPSRVIGENEPLTAVFNKVINTREVNHKGQGLFVTLKLLPGDLSQVRKDYPHFVDRTTAIVRKMGFPEIILPGYVRNDIYVTLLQGEFDRGKKTSPKNVEVMLSVLDNDGNLMEKAIFPGAGYDGITEYKSVIYYQVKQPSWNETVKVTIPIEDVGRCHLRVMFRHRSSQDSRDKSEKPFGMAFVRLMKGDGTTLRDGRHDLIVYKVDAKKSEDAKTYLTLPGSWAEVEEKERQTGKTFNHSGVIPLTKDSFQIGTLTCSTKLTQNVDLLGLLNWRSNPEELDQNLQRLMEVEGGEIVKFLQDTLDALFSIMMETSEEETYDTLLFNALVFIITLIGDIKFQHFNPVLETYINKHFSATLAYMKLTKVLNYYVGHADEPVLTERLYSALKALKYLFRFIVQSRVLYLRFYGTSEDAFFNSIRTLFLSFNTLMDRPLDEGVKIKGAILKYLPTIINDIKNVFDPVELSVLLTKFIESIPDSQLVRQKLGCMCKMVESDLFKQSECRDVLLPLVTDQLSGQLDDHSNKPDHEACVQLLSTVLDNLDRKNVGPTRGHVQLIMERLLRRVNRTVISMSRTSTLIGHYLACMTAILKQMDDMHYAHYISTFKTRQDIIDFLMETFIMFKDLMGNVFPSDWMTMNLLQIGVFLRAINQYSEVLNMYFMDQTHFELQLWNNYFHLTVAFLTHKSLQLESFSQEKRNKILNKYGDMRKSIGFKIRDMWYNLGPHKMKFIPAMVGPILKATLVPEPELRKATIPIFFDMMQCEHNFTPSRTFNMFENELITKLDQEVEGGRGDEQYKILLEKILLEHCRRHRYLSQSGEELALLLSSLLEKLLAYRTITHDESPELRMSCTVNVLNFYKEKKREDIYIRYLYKLRDLHLVCENYTEAAYTLLLHAELLEWSDKPCAPHLIPGHGKHVWTQQELKERLFQEIICNLDKGKMWEKAIEMGKQLAKMHENQMFDFMELSQLLKQQAQFYENIMHAMRPQPEYFAVGYYGLGFPTFLRNKVFIYRGKEYEWLEDFSLKLLSQFPNAARMTSTAPPGDNICNSQGQHIQCFTVKPVLTVPAQFKDKGVPEQILNYYRTNEVDQFQYSRPFRKGAKDPDNEFATMWIERTTYITTYHFPGILKWFEVKSISVEEISPLQNAVETMEMANEKLSNLVQQQACDSSTSVHPLSMMLNGIVDPAVMGGYSNYEKAFFTDTYMHEHPDDLESIEVLKHLIALQIPLLADGIRIHGEKSTEQLKPLHNRLLTCFSDLRERVEKHYGVITLPCSLTERKKSRVGSVVMPYILSSTLRRMSTVSTTSSGLSSGSTSSNGPSRPSSQDSLLSRDTANDRRASMLSRSEDDNRIGRKNRKEWSVSKSQVLVERQPDIDETLPEKPQRPKSLQFGDRRLTLSLFQGVSSHLSLDNPLSPLPASPQTPHSSTYSSLPGDNDATTDTPGTPPPMPPKKHPHEMFDISQNSLEFHPPLPQKIDSKPPPPPPKTRKSMFPGSYENNPQ is encoded by the exons CAATTTATAATTACGACTCCAGAGGCGAGCAGGAGCTGTCTCTCCAGGTGGGAGACACTGTACATATACTTGAGACATTTGAAG GCTGGTACAGAGGGTACACATTACGGGACAAATCACGGAAG GGCATTTTCCCAGCCTCGTACATCCACCTGAAGGAGGCGAAAGTTGAAGGGACAGG CCAACAGGAAATAGTTATCCCAGGAGACCTACCACTGGTACTGGAACTCGGTGCCACTCTGAGGGAATGGGCACAAATATGGTACAAGCTGTATGTG AACAACAAGACCACTCTCTTCAGGGGCGTACAGCAGATGGCCTACAGCCTCATCGAGTATCGATCTCAGATAGTGTCAGGAACATTACCCAAGGATGACCTTGTGGAGCTCAGGAAGAAAGTCACAGCTAAGATTGATTATGGAAACCG GATTCTGGGTTTGGACTTGGTGGTGCGAGATGACGCGGGGAACACTCTGGACCCGGACTGCACCAGCACAGTCAGTCTGTTCAGGGCCTTTGAGACTGCATCCCGCAGTATAGATGACAGAATACAGGAGGAGAAG ACCCGTCTGCAGAACCTGGAGATGAGGCGCCAGTCCCTGTTCAGCACGGTGCACACCTACAGTCTCTTCGTGAACCTCAAGAACTTTGTGTGTAACATCGGGGAGGATGCAGAGCTGCTTATGTCACTCTATGACCCTGACCAGTCTGAGTTCATCAG TGAGAACTTCCTGGTGCGCTGGGACAGCATGGGCATGCCCAAAGAGATTGAGAAACTCAACAACCTGCCTGCCCTTTTCACG GATCTGAGCAGCAGTGACCTGATTAGGCCACGTCTCTTCCTCGTCTGTCAGATTATCAGAGTGGGCAGCATGGAGCTCAAGGAGGGCAAGAAACACACTGGAGGGTTAAGGAGACCATTTGGTGTGGCTG TGATGGACATCACAGATATCGCCCATGGAAAAGCAGACGATGAGGAGAAGCAGCATTTCATCCCCTTTCAGCA GATAGCTATGGAGACCTACATCCGTCAGAGGCAGCTCatcatttctcctctcctcccatcccggGTCATTGGAGAGAACGAGCCTCTCACCGCCGTCTTCAACAAAGTCATTAACACCCGGGAGGTCAACCACAAGGGCCAGG GACTGTTTGTGACACTGAAGCTGCTTCCTGGTGACCTGTCCCAGGTCAGGAAGGACTACCCTCACTTTGTTGATCGCACCACCGCCATCGTCAGAAAGATGGGCTTCCCTGAGATCATCCTCCCAG GGTATGTGAGGAACGATATCTATGTCACCTTGCTGCAGGGGGAGTTTGACCGTGGTAAAAAAACGTCACCCAAAAATGTTGAGGTGATGTTGAGTGTTCTAGATAACGATGGCAATCTCATGGAG AAAGCAATATTTCCTGGAGCTGGATATGATGGGATCACAGAATACAAGTCTGTAATTTACTACCAGGTCAAGCAGCCAAGCTGGAATGAAACAGTCAAG GTGACTATTCCTATTGAAGATGTGGGTCGCTGTCATCTCAGGGTGATGTTTCGACACAGATCATCTCAGGACT CTAGAGACAAATCAGAGAAGCCGTTTGGCATGGCGTTCGTCCGCCTGATGAAAGGAGACGGAACCACGCTGAGAGACGGCAGACATGACCTCATCGTCTACAAG GTTGACGCAAAGAAGTCTGAGGATGCAAAAACATACCTGACTCTGCCAGGCTCCTGGGCTgaagtggaggagaaggagaggcagacagggaaaaCCTTTAACCATTCAGGAGTCATCCCACTCACCAAGGACAGCTTCCAGATTGGCACTCTCACCTGCTCCACTAAACTCACCCAGAATG TGGATCTCCTGGGCCTGTTGAACTGGAGGTCCAACCCTGAAGAGCTGGACCAGAACCTGCAGCGCCTGATGGAGGTTGAGGGGGGGGAAATTGTCAAG TTTCTACAGGACACACTTGATGCCCTCTTCAGTATCATGATGGAGACTTCAGAGGAGGAGACTTATGACACACTGCTGTTTAATGCTCTG GTGTTCATAATCACACTGATTGGAGACATCAAGTTCCAGCACTTTAACCCAGTACTGGAGACATACATCAACAAGCACTTCAGTGCCACTCTGGCTTACAT GAAGCTTACCAAGGTTCTGAATTACTATGTGGGCCATGCAGATGAGCCTGTCCTAACCGAGAGACTGTACTCAGCCCTCAAAGCCCTCAAGTACCTGTTCAGGTTCATCGTGCAGTCCCGGGTCCTCTACCTCAG ATTCTATGGGACCAGTGAGGATGCTTTCTTCAACTCCATACGGACACTCTTCCTGTCCTTCAACACACTCATGGACAGACCGCTGGATGAGGGAGTGAAGATAAAG GGGGCGATACTAAAATACCTTCCCACCATCATTAATGACATCAAGAATGTCTTTGATCCTGTGGAGCTCAG TGTTCTTTTGACTAAGTTCATTGAGAGCATCCCTGACTCTCAGCTGGTGCGCCAGAAACTTGGTTGCATGTGTAAGATGGTGGAGAGTGACCTTTTCAAACAGTCAG AGTGTCGAGATGTCCTCTTGCCGCTGGTGACAGACCAGCTGAGTGGGCAGCTGGATGACCACTCCAATAAACCAGACCACGAGGCTTGTGTTCAGCTGCTCAGCACTGTGCTGGACAACCTGGACCGCAAGAATGTG GGTCCAACCCGGGGCCATGTCCAACTGATAATGGAGCGGCTGCTTCGCAGGGTCAATCGCACTGTCATCAGCATGAGCAGAACCTCCACTCTCATT GGTCATTACCTAGCCTGCATGACCGCCATCTTGAAGCAGATGGATGACATGCACTACGCCCACTACATCAGCACCTTCAAGACCAGACAAGACATCATT GACTTCCTGATGGAGACATTCATCATGTTTAAGGACCTGATGGGGAACGTTTTCCCCTCTGACTGGATGACCATGAACCTCCTGCAGATTGGTGTGTTTCTGCGGGCCATCAACCAGTACTCTGAGGTCCTCAACATGTACTTCATGGACCAGACCCACTTTGAGCTGCAG ctCTGGAACAACTACTTCCACTTGACTGTTGCATTCCTTACCCACAAGTCATTGCAACTGGAATCCTTCTCTCAAGAAAAACGGAATAAAATACTGAACaa GTATGGAGACATGAGGAAGAGCATTGGCTTTAAGATCCGAGATATGTGGTATAATCTTG GCCCCCACAAGATGAAGTTCATCCCGGCCATGGTGGGGCCCATCCTAAAGGCTACCCTGGTGCCTGAGCCAGAGCTGAGGAAAGCCACCATCCCCATCTTTTTTGACATGATGCAGTGTGAGCACAACTTCACTCCCAGCCGCACCTTTAACATG TTTGAGAATGAACTGATCACCAAGTTGGATCAGGAGGTAGAGGGAGGCCGTGGGGATGAACAGTACAAAATCCTGCTGGAGAAAAT ACTACTGGAGCACTGCCGGAGGCACAGATACCTGTCTCAGTCAGGGGAGGAGCTGGCTCTGCTGCTCAGCAGTCTGCTGGAGAAGCTACTGGCCTACCGCACCATCACACATGACGAGAGCCCTGAGCTCCGCATGAGCTGCACCGTTAATGTCCTG AACTTCTACAAGGAGAAGAAGCGGGAAGACATATACATTCG GTATCTGTACAAGCTCAGGGATTTGCACCTTGTCTGTGAGAACTACACGGAGGCAGCATACACCCTGTTACTTCACGCCGAACTCCTCGAG TGGTCTGACAAGCCCTGTGCCCCACATCTGATCCCCGGTCATGGCAAACATGTCTGGACCCAGCAGGAGCTCAAAGAGAGACTCTTCCAGGAGATCATCTGTAACCTGGACAAGGGCAAA ATGTGGGAGAAAGCCATTGAGATGGGTAAACAGCTGGCAAAGATGCACGAGAACCAGATGTTCGACTTCATGGAGCTGAGCCAGCTGCTG AAACAGCAAGCCCAGTTCTATGAGAATATAATGCATGCCATGCGGCCTCAGCCAGAATACTTTGCTGTGGGATACTATGGCCTTGGATTCCCCACTTTCCTCAGG AACAAAGTGTTCATCTACCGTGGTAAGGAGTACGAGTGGCTGGAGGACTTCAGTCTGAAGCTGCTGTCGCAGTTCCCCAACGCAGCCAGGATGACCAGCACAGCGCCCCCTGGGGACAACATCTGTAACTCCCAAGGACAGC ATATCCAGTGTTTTACAGTCAAGCCAGTCCTTACTGTGCCCGCCCAGTTCAAAGACAAGGGTGTTCCTGAGCAGATCCTGAA ctACTACAGAACCAATGAAGTGGACCAGTTTCAGTATTCCAGACCCTTTAGGAAAGGCGCAAAGGACCCCGACAATGAATTTGCA ACCATGTGGATCGAGAGGACAACTTACATCACAACCTATCACTTCCCAGGGATTCTCAAATGGTTCGAAGTGAAGTCCATCTCTGTT GAGGAGATCAGccctctgcagaatgctgtggagaCCATGGAGATGGCCAATGAGAAGCTCAGTAACCTGGTGCAGCAGCAGGCCTGTGACAGCTCCACGTCCGTCCACCCACTCTCCATGATGCTCAATGGCATTGTTGACCCTGCCGTCATGGGTGGCTACTCCAACTACGAGAAG GCATTCTTCACTGACACCTACATGCATGAACACCCAGATGACCTTGAGAGCATTGAGGTCCTCAAACATCTTATTGCCCTCCAG atCCCTCTCCTGGCTGATGGCATCCGAATCCACGGAGAGAAATCCACGGAGCAGCTGAAGCCCTTACACAACCGCCTGCTCACCTGTTTCTCAGACCTGCGGGAGAGAGTGGAGAAGCATTACGGCGTCATAACCCTG CCCTGCTCTCTCACTGAAAGGAAGAAGAGTCGTGTGGGCTCCGTAGTGATGCCCTACATCCTGTCCTCCACCCTGCGCCGCATGTCCACTGtctccaccacctcctcaggCCTCTCCAGCGGCTCCACCTCCTCTAACGGACCCTCCCGGCCCTCCTCCCAGGA TTCGCTGTTGTCCCGTGACACTGCCAACGATCGCCGGGCCTCGATGTTGTCCCGCTCTGAGGATGACAACCGGATCGGTCGAAAGAACCGAAAAGAATGGAGTGTGAGCAAGTCACAGGTTTTGGTGGAGAGACAGCCAGACATAGATGAG ACCCTTCCAGAGAAGCCGCAGAGACCCAAAAGTCTGCAATTTGGGGATCGTCGCCTGACCCTATCTCTGTTCCAGGGTGTTTCCTCTCACCTCAGCCTTGACAACCCACTCAGCCCCCTGCCAGCCTCTCCTCAGACTCCTCACAGCTCCA cttaTTCATCTCTCCCCGGTGATAATGATGCCACCACTGACACTCCCGGAACACCCCCACCCATGCCACCAAAGAAACATCCCCATGAGATGTTTGACATCTCCCAAAACTCCCTTGAG TTCCACCCTCCTCTGCCTCAGAAAATTGACAGCaagccccctccacctcctcctaaAACCAGGAAGTCTATGTTCCCTGGCTCCTACGAGAATAATCCTCAGTGA
- the LOC110535990 gene encoding dedicator of cytokinesis protein 5 isoform X1: MTRWIPTKKEKYGVAIYNYDSRGEQELSLQVGDTVHILETFEGWYRGYTLRDKSRKGIFPASYIHLKEAKVEGTGQQEIVIPGDLPLVLELGATLREWAQIWYKLYVNNKTTLFRGVQQMAYSLIEYRSQIVSGTLPKDDLVELRKKVTAKIDYGNRILGLDLVVRDDAGNTLDPDCTSTVSLFRAFETASRSIDDRIQEEKTRLQNLEMRRQSLFSTVHTYSLFVNLKNFVCNIGEDAELLMSLYDPDQSEFISENFLVRWDSMGMPKEIEKLNNLPALFTDLSSSDLIRPRLFLVCQIIRVGSMELKEGKKHTGGLRRPFGVAVMDITDIAHGKADDEEKQHFIPFQQIAMETYIRQRQLIISPLLPSRVIGENEPLTAVFNKVINTREVNHKGQGLFVTLKLLPGDLSQVRKDYPHFVDRTTAIVRKMGFPEIILPGYVRNDIYVTLLQGEFDRGKKTSPKNVEVMLSVLDNDGNLMEKAIFPGAGYDGITEYKSVIYYQVKQPSWNETVKVTIPIEDVGRCHLRVMFRHRSSQDSRDKSEKPFGMAFVRLMKGDGTTLRDGRHDLIVYKVDAKKSEDAKTYLTLPGSWAEVEEKERQTGKTFNHSGVIPLTKDSFQIGTLTCSTKLTQNVDLLGLLNWRSNPEELDQNLQRLMEVEGGEIVKFLQDTLDALFSIMMETSEEETYDTLLFNALVFIITLIGDIKFQHFNPVLETYINKHFSATLAYMKLTKVLNYYVGHADEPVLTERLYSALKALKYLFRFIVQSRVLYLRFYGTSEDAFFNSIRTLFLSFNTLMDRPLDEGVKIKGAILKYLPTIINDIKNVFDPVELSVLLTKFIESIPDSQLVRQKLGCMCKMVESDLFKQSECRDVLLPLVTDQLSGQLDDHSNKPDHEACVQLLSTVLDNLDRKNVGPTRGHVQLIMERLLRRVNRTVISMSRTSTLIGHYLACMTAILKQMDDMHYAHYISTFKTRQDIIDFLMETFIMFKDLMGNVFPSDWMTMNLLQIGVFLRAINQYSEVLNMYFMDQTHFELQLWNNYFHLTVAFLTHKSLQLESFSQEKRNKILNKYGDMRKSIGFKIRDMWYNLGPHKMKFIPAMVGPILKATLVPEPELRKATIPIFFDMMQCEHNFTPSRTFNMFENELITKLDQEVEGGRGDEQYKILLEKILLEHCRRHRYLSQSGEELALLLSSLLEKLLAYRTITHDESPELRMSCTVNVLNFYKEKKREDIYIRYLYKLRDLHLVCENYTEAAYTLLLHAELLEWSDKPCAPHLIPGHGKHVWTQQELKERLFQEIICNLDKGKMWEKAIEMGKQLAKMHENQMFDFMELSQLLKQQAQFYENIMHAMRPQPEYFAVGYYGLGFPTFLRNKVFIYRGKEYEWLEDFSLKLLSQFPNAARMTSTAPPGDNICNSQGQHIQCFTVKPVLTVPAQFKDKGVPEQILNYYRTNEVDQFQYSRPFRKGAKDPDNEFATMWIERTTYITTYHFPGILKWFEVKSISVEEISPLQNAVETMEMANEKLSNLVQQQACDSSTSVHPLSMMLNGIVDPAVMGGYSNYEKAFFTDTYMHEHPDDLESIEVLKHLIALQIPLLADGIRIHGEKSTEQLKPLHNRLLTCFSDLRERVEKHYGVITLPCSLTERKKSRVGSVVMPYILSSTLRRMSTVSTTSSGLSSGSTSSNGPSRPSSQDSLLSRDTANDRRASMLSRSEDDNRIGRKNRKEWSVSKSQVLVERQPDIDEQTLPEKPQRPKSLQFGDRRLTLSLFQGVSSHLSLDNPLSPLPASPQTPHSSTYSSLPGDNDATTDTPGTPPPMPPKKHPHEMFDISQNSLEFHPPLPQKIDSKPPPPPPKTRKSMFPGSYENNPQ; this comes from the exons CAATTTATAATTACGACTCCAGAGGCGAGCAGGAGCTGTCTCTCCAGGTGGGAGACACTGTACATATACTTGAGACATTTGAAG GCTGGTACAGAGGGTACACATTACGGGACAAATCACGGAAG GGCATTTTCCCAGCCTCGTACATCCACCTGAAGGAGGCGAAAGTTGAAGGGACAGG CCAACAGGAAATAGTTATCCCAGGAGACCTACCACTGGTACTGGAACTCGGTGCCACTCTGAGGGAATGGGCACAAATATGGTACAAGCTGTATGTG AACAACAAGACCACTCTCTTCAGGGGCGTACAGCAGATGGCCTACAGCCTCATCGAGTATCGATCTCAGATAGTGTCAGGAACATTACCCAAGGATGACCTTGTGGAGCTCAGGAAGAAAGTCACAGCTAAGATTGATTATGGAAACCG GATTCTGGGTTTGGACTTGGTGGTGCGAGATGACGCGGGGAACACTCTGGACCCGGACTGCACCAGCACAGTCAGTCTGTTCAGGGCCTTTGAGACTGCATCCCGCAGTATAGATGACAGAATACAGGAGGAGAAG ACCCGTCTGCAGAACCTGGAGATGAGGCGCCAGTCCCTGTTCAGCACGGTGCACACCTACAGTCTCTTCGTGAACCTCAAGAACTTTGTGTGTAACATCGGGGAGGATGCAGAGCTGCTTATGTCACTCTATGACCCTGACCAGTCTGAGTTCATCAG TGAGAACTTCCTGGTGCGCTGGGACAGCATGGGCATGCCCAAAGAGATTGAGAAACTCAACAACCTGCCTGCCCTTTTCACG GATCTGAGCAGCAGTGACCTGATTAGGCCACGTCTCTTCCTCGTCTGTCAGATTATCAGAGTGGGCAGCATGGAGCTCAAGGAGGGCAAGAAACACACTGGAGGGTTAAGGAGACCATTTGGTGTGGCTG TGATGGACATCACAGATATCGCCCATGGAAAAGCAGACGATGAGGAGAAGCAGCATTTCATCCCCTTTCAGCA GATAGCTATGGAGACCTACATCCGTCAGAGGCAGCTCatcatttctcctctcctcccatcccggGTCATTGGAGAGAACGAGCCTCTCACCGCCGTCTTCAACAAAGTCATTAACACCCGGGAGGTCAACCACAAGGGCCAGG GACTGTTTGTGACACTGAAGCTGCTTCCTGGTGACCTGTCCCAGGTCAGGAAGGACTACCCTCACTTTGTTGATCGCACCACCGCCATCGTCAGAAAGATGGGCTTCCCTGAGATCATCCTCCCAG GGTATGTGAGGAACGATATCTATGTCACCTTGCTGCAGGGGGAGTTTGACCGTGGTAAAAAAACGTCACCCAAAAATGTTGAGGTGATGTTGAGTGTTCTAGATAACGATGGCAATCTCATGGAG AAAGCAATATTTCCTGGAGCTGGATATGATGGGATCACAGAATACAAGTCTGTAATTTACTACCAGGTCAAGCAGCCAAGCTGGAATGAAACAGTCAAG GTGACTATTCCTATTGAAGATGTGGGTCGCTGTCATCTCAGGGTGATGTTTCGACACAGATCATCTCAGGACT CTAGAGACAAATCAGAGAAGCCGTTTGGCATGGCGTTCGTCCGCCTGATGAAAGGAGACGGAACCACGCTGAGAGACGGCAGACATGACCTCATCGTCTACAAG GTTGACGCAAAGAAGTCTGAGGATGCAAAAACATACCTGACTCTGCCAGGCTCCTGGGCTgaagtggaggagaaggagaggcagacagggaaaaCCTTTAACCATTCAGGAGTCATCCCACTCACCAAGGACAGCTTCCAGATTGGCACTCTCACCTGCTCCACTAAACTCACCCAGAATG TGGATCTCCTGGGCCTGTTGAACTGGAGGTCCAACCCTGAAGAGCTGGACCAGAACCTGCAGCGCCTGATGGAGGTTGAGGGGGGGGAAATTGTCAAG TTTCTACAGGACACACTTGATGCCCTCTTCAGTATCATGATGGAGACTTCAGAGGAGGAGACTTATGACACACTGCTGTTTAATGCTCTG GTGTTCATAATCACACTGATTGGAGACATCAAGTTCCAGCACTTTAACCCAGTACTGGAGACATACATCAACAAGCACTTCAGTGCCACTCTGGCTTACAT GAAGCTTACCAAGGTTCTGAATTACTATGTGGGCCATGCAGATGAGCCTGTCCTAACCGAGAGACTGTACTCAGCCCTCAAAGCCCTCAAGTACCTGTTCAGGTTCATCGTGCAGTCCCGGGTCCTCTACCTCAG ATTCTATGGGACCAGTGAGGATGCTTTCTTCAACTCCATACGGACACTCTTCCTGTCCTTCAACACACTCATGGACAGACCGCTGGATGAGGGAGTGAAGATAAAG GGGGCGATACTAAAATACCTTCCCACCATCATTAATGACATCAAGAATGTCTTTGATCCTGTGGAGCTCAG TGTTCTTTTGACTAAGTTCATTGAGAGCATCCCTGACTCTCAGCTGGTGCGCCAGAAACTTGGTTGCATGTGTAAGATGGTGGAGAGTGACCTTTTCAAACAGTCAG AGTGTCGAGATGTCCTCTTGCCGCTGGTGACAGACCAGCTGAGTGGGCAGCTGGATGACCACTCCAATAAACCAGACCACGAGGCTTGTGTTCAGCTGCTCAGCACTGTGCTGGACAACCTGGACCGCAAGAATGTG GGTCCAACCCGGGGCCATGTCCAACTGATAATGGAGCGGCTGCTTCGCAGGGTCAATCGCACTGTCATCAGCATGAGCAGAACCTCCACTCTCATT GGTCATTACCTAGCCTGCATGACCGCCATCTTGAAGCAGATGGATGACATGCACTACGCCCACTACATCAGCACCTTCAAGACCAGACAAGACATCATT GACTTCCTGATGGAGACATTCATCATGTTTAAGGACCTGATGGGGAACGTTTTCCCCTCTGACTGGATGACCATGAACCTCCTGCAGATTGGTGTGTTTCTGCGGGCCATCAACCAGTACTCTGAGGTCCTCAACATGTACTTCATGGACCAGACCCACTTTGAGCTGCAG ctCTGGAACAACTACTTCCACTTGACTGTTGCATTCCTTACCCACAAGTCATTGCAACTGGAATCCTTCTCTCAAGAAAAACGGAATAAAATACTGAACaa GTATGGAGACATGAGGAAGAGCATTGGCTTTAAGATCCGAGATATGTGGTATAATCTTG GCCCCCACAAGATGAAGTTCATCCCGGCCATGGTGGGGCCCATCCTAAAGGCTACCCTGGTGCCTGAGCCAGAGCTGAGGAAAGCCACCATCCCCATCTTTTTTGACATGATGCAGTGTGAGCACAACTTCACTCCCAGCCGCACCTTTAACATG TTTGAGAATGAACTGATCACCAAGTTGGATCAGGAGGTAGAGGGAGGCCGTGGGGATGAACAGTACAAAATCCTGCTGGAGAAAAT ACTACTGGAGCACTGCCGGAGGCACAGATACCTGTCTCAGTCAGGGGAGGAGCTGGCTCTGCTGCTCAGCAGTCTGCTGGAGAAGCTACTGGCCTACCGCACCATCACACATGACGAGAGCCCTGAGCTCCGCATGAGCTGCACCGTTAATGTCCTG AACTTCTACAAGGAGAAGAAGCGGGAAGACATATACATTCG GTATCTGTACAAGCTCAGGGATTTGCACCTTGTCTGTGAGAACTACACGGAGGCAGCATACACCCTGTTACTTCACGCCGAACTCCTCGAG TGGTCTGACAAGCCCTGTGCCCCACATCTGATCCCCGGTCATGGCAAACATGTCTGGACCCAGCAGGAGCTCAAAGAGAGACTCTTCCAGGAGATCATCTGTAACCTGGACAAGGGCAAA ATGTGGGAGAAAGCCATTGAGATGGGTAAACAGCTGGCAAAGATGCACGAGAACCAGATGTTCGACTTCATGGAGCTGAGCCAGCTGCTG AAACAGCAAGCCCAGTTCTATGAGAATATAATGCATGCCATGCGGCCTCAGCCAGAATACTTTGCTGTGGGATACTATGGCCTTGGATTCCCCACTTTCCTCAGG AACAAAGTGTTCATCTACCGTGGTAAGGAGTACGAGTGGCTGGAGGACTTCAGTCTGAAGCTGCTGTCGCAGTTCCCCAACGCAGCCAGGATGACCAGCACAGCGCCCCCTGGGGACAACATCTGTAACTCCCAAGGACAGC ATATCCAGTGTTTTACAGTCAAGCCAGTCCTTACTGTGCCCGCCCAGTTCAAAGACAAGGGTGTTCCTGAGCAGATCCTGAA ctACTACAGAACCAATGAAGTGGACCAGTTTCAGTATTCCAGACCCTTTAGGAAAGGCGCAAAGGACCCCGACAATGAATTTGCA ACCATGTGGATCGAGAGGACAACTTACATCACAACCTATCACTTCCCAGGGATTCTCAAATGGTTCGAAGTGAAGTCCATCTCTGTT GAGGAGATCAGccctctgcagaatgctgtggagaCCATGGAGATGGCCAATGAGAAGCTCAGTAACCTGGTGCAGCAGCAGGCCTGTGACAGCTCCACGTCCGTCCACCCACTCTCCATGATGCTCAATGGCATTGTTGACCCTGCCGTCATGGGTGGCTACTCCAACTACGAGAAG GCATTCTTCACTGACACCTACATGCATGAACACCCAGATGACCTTGAGAGCATTGAGGTCCTCAAACATCTTATTGCCCTCCAG atCCCTCTCCTGGCTGATGGCATCCGAATCCACGGAGAGAAATCCACGGAGCAGCTGAAGCCCTTACACAACCGCCTGCTCACCTGTTTCTCAGACCTGCGGGAGAGAGTGGAGAAGCATTACGGCGTCATAACCCTG CCCTGCTCTCTCACTGAAAGGAAGAAGAGTCGTGTGGGCTCCGTAGTGATGCCCTACATCCTGTCCTCCACCCTGCGCCGCATGTCCACTGtctccaccacctcctcaggCCTCTCCAGCGGCTCCACCTCCTCTAACGGACCCTCCCGGCCCTCCTCCCAGGA TTCGCTGTTGTCCCGTGACACTGCCAACGATCGCCGGGCCTCGATGTTGTCCCGCTCTGAGGATGACAACCGGATCGGTCGAAAGAACCGAAAAGAATGGAGTGTGAGCAAGTCACAGGTTTTGGTGGAGAGACAGCCAGACATAGATGAG CAGACCCTTCCAGAGAAGCCGCAGAGACCCAAAAGTCTGCAATTTGGGGATCGTCGCCTGACCCTATCTCTGTTCCAGGGTGTTTCCTCTCACCTCAGCCTTGACAACCCACTCAGCCCCCTGCCAGCCTCTCCTCAGACTCCTCACAGCTCCA cttaTTCATCTCTCCCCGGTGATAATGATGCCACCACTGACACTCCCGGAACACCCCCACCCATGCCACCAAAGAAACATCCCCATGAGATGTTTGACATCTCCCAAAACTCCCTTGAG TTCCACCCTCCTCTGCCTCAGAAAATTGACAGCaagccccctccacctcctcctaaAACCAGGAAGTCTATGTTCCCTGGCTCCTACGAGAATAATCCTCAGTGA